One Gossypium hirsutum isolate 1008001.06 chromosome A11, Gossypium_hirsutum_v2.1, whole genome shotgun sequence genomic window carries:
- the LOC107924398 gene encoding protein DMP9, with protein sequence MEQTHHGIGIKVYTTATPPPEEDPTPLSSLPRLPPEPSRKRKVVAKGVQKTISKTSMLVNFLPTGTLLTFEMVLPSVYRHGDCSHVTTIMTYSLLCLCALSCFFFHFTDSFRGPDGNVYYGFVTPNGLALFKPGLEVESPKDDKYKVGLTDFVHAVMSVLVFVAIAFSDHRVTNCVFPGHEKEMDQVMEGFPLMVGIICSGLFLVFPKTRFGVGCMAA encoded by the coding sequence ATGGAGCAAACCCACCATGGAATTGGCATCAAAGTTTACACTACTGCAACACCACCCCCAGAGGAGGACCCTACACCACTCTCTTCCCTCCCTCGACTGCCACCAGAACCCAGCCGCAAACGGAAAGTGGTAGCCAAAGGAGTTCaaaaaaccatttccaaaacttCCATGCTTGTCAACTTCCTACCAACAGGCACCCTTTTAACTTTCGAAATGGTTCTTCCTTCTGTTTATCGCCATGGTGACTGTTCCCATGTTACCACCATCATGACATACTCCCTCTTATGCCTTTGCGCACTCTCTTGCTTCTTCTTCCATTTCACCGATAGTTTCCGAGGCCCCGACGGGAATGTTTACTACGGTTTCGTCACCCCCAACGGACTGGCTCTTTTCAAACCTGGTCTTGAAGTCGAATCCCCGAAAGATGACAAGTACAAGGTTGGACTTACTGATTTCGTTCATGCTGTGATGTCGGTGTTGGTGTTTGTGGCCATCGCTTTCTCGGATCATAGAGTTACCAACTGTGTTTTCCCAGGACATGAGAAGGAAATGGACCAAGTTATGGAGGGTTTTCCGCTGATGGTGGGGATTATTTGCAGTGGTTTGTTTCTTGTGTTTCCAAAGACTAGATTCGGCGTCGGTTGCATGGCTGCTTGA
- the LOC107924396 gene encoding amino acid transporter AVT1I, with the protein MTHEEVSFTVPLLENDHKDVLGSKIEDLDPNSAHHTNTSASTVNVFRTCFNGLNALSGVGILSIPYALASGGWLSLVLLFAIATAAFYAGLLIQRCMDADPRIRTYPDIGERAFGNKGRVIATVVMYIELYLVATGFLILEGDNLQNLLPDVEFEVAGVTVGGQKGFIIIVALIILPTVWLDNLNLLSYVSASGVLASAVILGSVIWTGAFEGIGFQHKGTLINWGGIPTAVSLYAFCYCSHPVFPTLYTSMKKRHQFSNVLVLCFVLCTICYTSMAIFGYLMFGSDVQSQITLNLPTDKLSARVAIYTTLVNPISKYALMVTPIVNATKAWIRYPCDKRVVNLFVGTTLVISTLLVALAVPFFGSLMSLVGAFLSITASVMLPCIFYLKISGTYQRFNGEFIAVSLIILMSVAVAIFGTYTSVLDMIGKL; encoded by the exons ATGACACATGAGGAAGTATCCTTTACGGTGCCTCTTCTTGAGAATGATCATAAGGATGTGTTAGGAAGCAAAATAGAGGACTTAGACCCAAATTCTGCTCATCACACTAACACCAGTGCCAGCACTGTCAATGTTTTCAGAACCTGTTTCAATGGACTTAATGCTCTTTCAG GAGTAGGGATATTATCAATCCCATATGCACTGGCATCAGGGGGATGGCTGAGCTTGGTTCTTCTTTTCGCCATTGCCACTGCTGCATTCTACGCAGGCTTGTTAATTCAAAGATGTATGGATGCAGATCCAAGAATCAGAACTTATCCAGACATAGGGGAGCGAGCATTTGGGAACAAAGGGAGAGTGATAGCAACAGTTGTTATGTATATCGAGCTCTACTTGGTGGCGACGGGATTTTTGATTCTTGAAGGAGATAACTTGCAGAATTTGTTACCCGATGTGGAGTTTGAAGTCGCAGGAGTAACAGTGGGAGGCCAAAAAGGGTTTATTATAATTGTAGCTCTCATAATATTGCCTACTGTTTGGTTGGATAACTTGAACCTTCTTTCTTATGTCTCAGCAAGTGGGGTTTTGGCTTCTGCAGTCATCTTGGGTTCAGTCATCTGGACGGGTGCATTTGAAGGTATTGGGTTTCAACACAAGGGAACTCTCATAAACTGGGGTGGAATCCCCACTGCTGTCAGCTTATATGCCTTCTGTTATTGCTCTCATCCAGTCTTCCCTACCCTTTACACTTCAATGAAAAAAAGGCATCAATTCTCCAAT gtCCTGGTTTTATGCTTTGTCTTGTGTACCATCTGTTACACATCAATGGCGATTTTCGGCTACTTAATGTTCGGATCAGATGTTCAATCACAGATAACTTTGAACCTTCCAACAGACAAGCTCAGCGCAAGAGTTGCAATATACACCACCCTGGTCAATCCCATATCTAAATACGCATTGATGGTTACACCAATTGTGAATGCCACCAAAGCCTGGATTCGATATCCCTGCGACAAGCGAGTTGTCAACCTCTTTGTGGGCACCACCCTGGTGATCAGCACGCTTTTGGTGGCTCTGGCAGTTCCATTTTTCGGTTCCCTCATGTCCCTAGTTGGAGCATTTTTAAGTATCACAGCTTCAGTCATGCTACCATGCATCTTCTACTTGAAGATATCAGGAACTTACCAGAGATTCAATGGCGAATTCATTGCTGTAAGCCTGATCATTTTGATGAGTGTTGCAGTGGCTATATTTGGTACTTATACATCTGTATTAGACATGATAGGCAAATTATAA